Proteins found in one Pseudomonas sp. P8_241 genomic segment:
- a CDS encoding methyltransferase, whose amino-acid sequence MPLLETPFARLDLIRQPEQQNEPLQAFDAADEYLLNHLAGQQPAADTRVLVLNDSFGALAASLAGKVQVISSGDSYLSAQGLEKNLVRNGMAFDAVPSVPASEALVGPFDRVLVRVPKTLALLEEQLIRLQSQLTPGAQVIAGAMIKHLPRAAGDLLERYIGPVQASLAVKKARLLIATTENKAPATSPYPTRYRLETPAIELLNHANVFCREGLDIGTRAFLPHLPKNLGTARVADLGCGNGVLAIASALQNPQAHYTLVDESFMAVQSAEQNWRAALGERDVIVRAGDGLAGQEPQSLDVVLCNPPFHQQQVVGDFLAWRMFQQAREALVVGGALYIVGNRHLGYHSKLARLFRGVEQVAANPKFVILRARK is encoded by the coding sequence ATGCCTTTGCTCGAAACACCCTTCGCCCGCCTTGACCTGATCCGCCAGCCTGAACAGCAGAACGAACCGCTGCAGGCTTTCGACGCCGCAGACGAATACCTGCTCAACCATCTGGCCGGACAACAACCAGCGGCGGACACCCGAGTGCTGGTACTCAACGACAGTTTCGGCGCTTTGGCCGCCAGCCTGGCGGGAAAAGTCCAGGTGATCAGCAGCGGCGATTCTTACCTGTCCGCTCAGGGGCTGGAAAAAAACCTTGTGCGCAACGGCATGGCATTTGATGCCGTACCGAGCGTGCCGGCCAGTGAAGCGTTGGTCGGCCCCTTTGATCGCGTGCTGGTCCGGGTGCCGAAAACCCTGGCGTTGCTGGAAGAACAACTGATCCGTCTGCAAAGCCAACTGACACCCGGTGCTCAAGTGATTGCGGGCGCCATGATCAAGCATCTGCCACGGGCGGCGGGAGACCTGCTGGAGCGTTACATCGGTCCGGTGCAGGCCTCTTTAGCGGTGAAAAAGGCGCGTTTGCTGATTGCGACGACCGAAAACAAAGCGCCCGCCACTTCCCCTTACCCGACTCGTTATCGACTCGAAACGCCTGCGATTGAACTGCTCAACCACGCCAATGTGTTTTGCCGCGAAGGCCTGGACATCGGTACGCGAGCGTTCTTGCCGCATTTGCCAAAAAACCTGGGTACGGCACGCGTGGCCGACCTCGGTTGCGGCAATGGGGTGCTGGCCATCGCCAGCGCGCTGCAAAACCCCCAAGCCCATTACACGCTGGTAGATGAATCATTCATGGCGGTGCAATCGGCCGAGCAGAACTGGCGCGCGGCGCTGGGTGAGCGGGATGTGATCGTCCGCGCCGGGGATGGGCTGGCCGGACAAGAGCCGCAGTCGCTGGACGTGGTGCTGTGCAATCCACCCTTCCATCAGCAACAGGTCGTGGGCGACTTTCTCGCCTGGCGGATGTTTCAGCAGGCACGTGAAGCGCTGGTCGTCGGTGGCGCGCTATACATCGTCGGTAATCGTCACCTGGGGTATCACAGCAAACTGGCGCGGTTGTTTCGCGGCGTCGAGCAAGTGGCGGCCAACCCTAAATTTGTGATCCTCAGGGCGCGTAAGTAA
- a CDS encoding helix-turn-helix transcriptional regulator, protein MEIWKESQLKQLSHTHEIKTAYRISLNFVRNLGYKFCEFSVTSNNNVAACDILNLNNFPHSWSTRNEQHTVGQTNPIVAYCNHSTLPVLWSEELFSEAPWIWQAMQQQGLQYGWSQAIHDEQTGLCSTLSLARSHCPISAFELYENMGFMVFIIHHLHALAALAYPKKTPAHPAPPLSPREKEVLQLSALGKTAYEISRILNLSERTINFHVHRAIEKLGVNNKIAAVIAAARSGAI, encoded by the coding sequence ATGGAGATCTGGAAGGAGTCACAGCTTAAACAGCTTTCACATACGCACGAGATCAAAACAGCCTATCGAATCTCACTGAATTTTGTCAGAAATCTGGGATACAAATTTTGTGAATTTTCAGTAACTTCTAACAACAACGTTGCAGCTTGCGACATTCTGAATCTGAACAATTTTCCTCATAGCTGGAGCACCCGCAATGAGCAACATACAGTGGGTCAAACAAACCCGATAGTGGCATACTGCAACCATTCCACTTTGCCGGTTCTCTGGAGTGAAGAGCTTTTTTCTGAAGCACCGTGGATCTGGCAAGCGATGCAACAGCAAGGCTTGCAATATGGCTGGTCGCAAGCGATCCACGATGAGCAAACGGGTCTGTGCAGCACCCTGAGCCTGGCCAGAAGCCACTGCCCTATTTCAGCCTTCGAATTGTATGAAAACATGGGATTCATGGTTTTCATCATCCACCACCTGCATGCCCTGGCGGCTCTGGCTTACCCGAAAAAAACGCCTGCCCACCCGGCACCGCCATTATCACCACGTGAAAAAGAAGTACTGCAGCTGTCAGCCTTGGGCAAGACCGCCTATGAGATCTCCAGGATCCTCAATCTGAGCGAGCGTACGATCAACTTTCATGTGCACAGGGCTATCGAAAAGCTTGGCGTTAACAACAAGATTGCGGCAGTCATCGCCGCGGCCAGGTCAGGAGCCATCTGA
- a CDS encoding DUF2474 domain-containing protein, which yields MSGKHTLHDIEEAEKKPLWQRLGWLAMIWAGSVGALFIVASLMRMFMNAAGLSTH from the coding sequence ATGAGCGGCAAACACACCTTGCACGACATTGAAGAAGCCGAAAAAAAACCGCTGTGGCAGCGGCTCGGCTGGTTGGCCATGATCTGGGCGGGCAGCGTCGGTGCATTGTTCATCGTCGCCAGCCTGATGCGCATGTTCATGAACGCCGCAGGCCTGAGCACCCACTGA